The following proteins come from a genomic window of Populus nigra chromosome 6, ddPopNigr1.1, whole genome shotgun sequence:
- the LOC133697348 gene encoding protein tesmin/TSO1-like CXC 2, producing the protein MAMDTPEKTQITAPLSKFEDSPVFNYINSLSPIKPVKSINIAQTFHSLSFASLPSVFTSPHVSSHKETRFLKRHNYSDLSKPVFSSGNGNEVCKDEGVVVDAAQLYDNSAELQENFDPGMSIGESSVEPPSEHLKFAIELPQTIKYGCGSPDSRCGTQTDMMSESAGTSLPLVPFANEASHKSFLESKKEATECDWESLISDAADLLIFNSPIDADGFKELFQKSPNPVVGFCTSFNEVHKTQIVNPFGSGEQNEMGDPSTQPGETIELTQMDPTQDNLAANEDPNKYMTSNASKAVSNLHRGMRRRCLDFEKVGSRRKNIDDGSSSSSLLVQLDEKTTPKNTQLVPVKPGGDSSRCILPGIGLHLNALAINSKDSKKIKLETFSSSITLPGSAVSFNSRTTDQELDESLTLVSSERDNDPNENVVPLVEDFSQTSPKKKRRRLEGEPEACKRCNCKKSKCLKLYCECFAAGVYCIEPCACQDCFNKPIHEDTVLATRKQIESRNPLAFAPKVIRSSESAPEIRDESIKTPASARHKRGCNCKKSTCLKKYCECYQGGVGCSINCRCEGCKNVFGRKDDFPNSGAASMEIEDEPEDETEASVKNGVDKILQKTEIQNNDEQNPNSALPTTPLRFCRPLVQFSSKGKPPRSFLGVGSSCGLYTGQRNGKPNILRPLSKFEKQCQNVPDDDIPEILRENHSPSSGIKTSSPNSKRVSPPQNNFGSSPGPRSGRKLILQSIPSFPSLTPQH; encoded by the exons ATGGCAATGGATACCCCAGAGAAGACCCAGATCACCGCTCCTCTTTCTAAATTCGAG GATTCTCCTGTTTTTAACTATATCAATAGTCTTTCTCCTATCAAGCCAGTGAAGTCCATAAACATTGCTCAAACGTTCCACTCGCTTAGTTTTGCATCCCTTCCATCCGTTTTCACTTCGCCCCATGTCAGCTCTCATAAGGAAACTAGGTTCCTTAAAAG GCATAACTACTCTGATCTCTCAAAACCTGTGTTTTCCTCTGGAAATGGGAACGAAGTCTGTAAAGATGAAGGGGTAGTTGTAGATGCGGCTCAGCTGTATGATAACTCGGCTGAGTTACAGGAGAATTTTGATCCTGGGATGTCCATTGGAGAGTCTTCAGTTGAACCTCCTAGTGAACATTTGAAGTTCGCAATTGAACTGCCACAAACGATAAAATATGGTTGTGGAAGCCCTGACAGTCGGTGTGGTACTCAGACAGATATGATGTCTGAATCGGCTGGCACATCATTGCCACTTGTTCCATTTGCTAACGAGGCTTCTCATAAAAGTTTCCTTGAGAGTAAAAAAGAGGCTACAGAATGTGACTGGGAAAGTTTGATATCAGATGCCGCTGatctgttaatttttaattctccCATTGATGCAGATGGTTTTAAGGAACTTTTTCAGAAATCACCAAACCCTGTTGTAGGATTTTGCACCTCTTTTAATGAGGTGCACAAAACGCAAATAGTCAATCCCTTTGGTTCTGGTGAACAAAATGAGATGGGAGACCCTTCCACTCAACCTGGAGAAACCATTGAGCTGACACAAATGGACCCGACACAGGACAATCTTGCTGCTAACGAGGATCCAAACAAATACATGACTAGTAATGCTTCTAAG GCTGTTTCTAATTTGCATCGTGGCATGCGAAGGCGCTGTCTTGACTTTGAGAAGGTTGGAAGCCGTAGGAAGAACATAGATGATGGTTCAAGCTCTAGTTCATTGTTAGTGCAGTTGGATGAGAAAACTACCCCTAAAAATACGCAATTGGTACCTGTTAAGCCCGGTGGTGATTCTTCAAGATGCATTTTACCTGGAATTGGTTTGCACTTAAATGCTCTGGCAATAAATTCCAAGGAtagcaaaaaaatcaagcttGAAACTTTCTCTTCTTCCATTACTTTGCCTGGTTCTGCTGTCTCTTTTAACTCCCGAACAACTGATCAAGAACTTGATGAATCATTGACCTTAGTGTCTTCTGAAAGAGACAATGACCCCAATGAAAATGTTGTCCCGCTTGTGGAAGATTTCAGCCAGACTAGCCCAAAAAAGAAGAG GCGTAGGTTGGAAGGAGAACCTGAGGCCTGCAAGCGTTGCAACTGTAAAAAATCCAAGTGTTTGAAACT TTACTGTGAATGTTTTGCTGCTGGTGTCTACTGCATCGAGCCATGTGCATGTCAAGATTGCTTCAACAAGCCTATTCATGAAGATACTGTTCTTGCAACTCGCAAACAGATCGAGTCTCGCAACCCACTTGCATTTGCTCCCAAAGTGATTAGGAGCTCTGAATCTGCACCTGAAATTAGG GATGAGTCCATCAAAACACCCGCTTCTGCCCGGCATAAAAGAGGATGCAACTGCAAGAAATCAACTTGCTTAAAGAAATACTGTGAATGCTATCAG GGTGGTGTTGGATGTTCCATTAACTGCAGATGTGAAGGATGCAAGAATGTATTTGGAAGAAAGGATG ACTTCCCGAATTCAGGAGCTGCTTCAATGGAAATAGAAGATGAGCCAGAAGATGAAACAGAAGCAAGTGTGAAGAATGGGGTTGATAAAATATTACAGAAAACTGAAATCCAGAATAATGATGAGCAGAATCCAAATTCTGCTCTTCCCACAACACCATTACGGTTTTGCAG ACCACTGGTTCAGTTTTCGTCCAAGGGCAAACCACCAAGATCCTTTCTTGGCGTTGGATCATCTTGTGGATTATATACTGGCCAAAGAAATGGAAAACCAAATATTCTTCGACCTCTATCTAAGTTTGAGAAACAATGCCAGAATGTCCCGGATGATGACATTCCTGAGATCCTTCGAGAAAACCACTCTCCAAGCTCTGGCATTAAGACTTCTTCTCCCAACAGCAAGAGAGTCTCTCCTCCTCAAAATAACTTTGGATCATCCCCGGGTCCTCGAAGTGGTCGGAAGTTGATACTGCAATCCATACCCTCATTTCCTTCTCTCACTCCCCAGCATTGA
- the LOC133696204 gene encoding protein NETWORKED 1A-like, whose product MATLLHSESRRLYSWWWDSHISPKNSKWLQENLTDMDAKVKAMIKLIEEDADSFARRAEMYYKKRPELMKLVEEFYRAYRALAERYDHATVELRQAHRTMAEAFPNQVSYAPGDDSPSGSSGPDGELHTPEMPHPICAFLDPDGLHRDSFGLSMERNGGYPEESDTGINKKGLKQLDELFMSREAASQVSKVANGKMKKGLKVHEAAETEVQILKKALSEIQTEKEAALLQYQQSLQKLSSLERELKDVGGLDERASRAEIEIKILKETLAKLEAERDAGLLQYNKCLERISALENVISQTEEDSKGLNERAIKAEIEAQHLKQELSALEAEKEAGLLQYNQCLQLLSSLQKKIFIAEESSRMLNELTERAETEAKALEKALAKLKEEKEAAELQYELCSEKIAMMESEIFHAQEDVNRLNSEILTGAAKLKTVEEQCFLLERSNHSLQSEAENLAQRIATKDQELLEKENELEKLQASLQDEQSRFIQVEATLQSLQKLHSQSQEEQKALAFELQNRLQILKDLEISNHDLQKNLKQVKEENQSLNELNSNSVISITNLKNEIFSLKEMKEKLEEDVSLQVAQSNSLQQEIYRLKQEIECSNTRYWALMEQVDLLGLSPECLGSSVKNLQDENSKLKEVCRKDSEEKEVLHEKLRAMDKLMEKNVASENSLLDLNRMLEGSREKVKELQESSQFLQGEKSSLVAEKSILLSQLQIMTENLRKLLEKNDLLENSLSGANIELEGLRTRSRSFEELCQTLKNEKSNLQDERSSLVLQLKNVEERLGNLERRFTRLEEKYTGLEKEKDSTLCQVKDLWGFLGVEKQERSCYIQSSESRLEDLENQVHQLKEKSRLSKKDFEEELDKAVNAQVEIFILQKFIKDLEEKNLSLLIECQKHVEASKFSNKLISELETENLEQQVEVEFLLDEIEKLKMGVRQVLRALQFNPVNEHEDGSLAHILDNIEDLKSLVLVKEDENQQLVVENSVMLTLLKQLGLDCVELESEESMLEQELKIMAEQHAMLETSNHELLEINRQLRLEMNKGEQQEEELKAQLETQLVNLTSLQGSYQQLKEENLKALGENRSLLQKVLDLKEETHVLEEENSSILEEAVAVSNISSVFESFATQKIKELEALSEDISSLNVINRDLKQKVELLGYKLQTKEAEGLHLNKRIENLQQELQEEKDLTDQLNCQILIETDFLQEKEKELFLAKQNIKATNNLNAEFCTTIEELKRQCEESKIARDIIEKRVLELSQVCTDQKIEIECLHEAKDNMESEMATLHKEIEERRTREDNLSLELQGKSNESELWEAEASSFYFDLQISSIHEVLLQNKVHELTAVCGILGVENATKDIEIEKMKERFGILESEIQRMKAHLSAYVPVINSLRENLEYLEHNALLRTSRGQTGVETTSQLHEKSPEELINDESTAETDGISDLLKMKSRIKVVGEAVIKEMDRLAAEKAVVKEMDKLKMPEMGNTEKPLIKGAERLQLRCWSAAEKDVRKEKMELANEPADASKPQNKKPEVSEVRNGILMKDIPLDQVSECSLYRSKREQPRKDDQMLELWESAERDCLDPMADKQNQEAASPENATARRQFKNAKRKSQDRSLELQIEKEVGVDKLEVSTSITTESNQEGNGGKILERLASDSQKLISLQTTVQDLKKKMELRKRSKRANDLEFERVKRQLQEVEEAVHQLVDADDQLTKDAEESPSYLEGNTSEKEHDSMRRKRVAEQARKRSEKIGRLQFEVQSIQSILLKLEDGKKSKSKRRFSGSRTGILLRDFIYSSGRRSSRRQRKGCFCGCARASTEED is encoded by the exons ATGGCAACACTATTACATTCTGAGTCCAGACGATTATATTCTTGGTGGTGGGACAGCCACATTAGTCCAAAGAATTCAAAATGGCTTCAAGAAAATCTCACAG ATATGGATGCCAAAGTCAAAGCAATGATCAAGCTCATTGAAGAAGATGCCGATTCTTTTGCAAGGAGGGCAGAAATGTACTATAAGAAGCGTCCTGAACTGATGAAATTGGTGGAGGAATTCTACAGAGCTTACCGTGCATTAGCCGAGAGATATGATCATGCAACTGTGGAGCTCCGCCAGGCTCATCGAACCATGGCAGAAGCATTTCCCAACCAAGTATCTTATGCACCGGGTGATGACTCACCCTCAGGCTCTTCTGGCCCTGATGGTGAGCTGCACACCCCAGAAATGCCACATCCTATCTGTGCATTTCTTGACCCAGATGGTTTGCATAGGGATTCATTTGGACTCTCTATGGAAAGGAATGGGGGGTATCCTGAAGAATCAGACACTGGAATAAACAAAAAAGGTTTAAAGCAGCTCGATGAGTTGTTTATGTCACGAGAAGCGGCTTCTCAAGTTTCAAAAGTCGCAaatggaaaaatgaaaaaaggccTGAAGGTTCATGAAGCAGCAGAAACTGAAGTTCAAATCTTAAAGAAAGCTCTTTCAGAGATTCAAACTGAGAAGGAAGCTGCTCTTCTTCAATACCAGCAGAGCTTGCAGAAGCTATCCAGCTTGGAGAGAGAACTCAAGGATGTCGGAGGTCTTGATGAAAGAGCAAGCAGAGCAGAAATTGAAATTAAGATCCTGAAGGAAACTCTTGCTAAATTAGAAGCCGAAAGGGATGCTGGTCTTCTTCAGTACAATAAATGCTTGGAAAGGATATCTGCTTTAGAGAATGTGATCTCTCAAACGGAAGAGGATTCAAAAGGACTCAATGAACGAGCTATTAAAGCTGAAATAGAAGCTCAACATCTCAAGCAAGAACTTTCCGCATTAGAGGCTGAAAAGGAAGCTGGTCTTCTTCAGTACAACCAATGTCTTCAACTGTTATCCAGTTTGCAGAAGAAAATCTTTATTGCTGAGGAAAGTTCTAGAATGCTTAATGAGCTAACCGAAAGAGCAGAAACTGAAGCTAAAGCATTGGAGAAGGCCCTCGCTAAATTGAAGGAAGAGAAAGAAGCTGCAGAACTTCAGTATGAGCTGTGCTCAGAGAAAATAGCTATGATGGAGAGTGAAATTTTTCATGCTCAAGAGGATGTCAATCGATTAAACAGTGAAATTCTGACGGGGGCAGCAAAATTGAAAACTGTAGAAGAGCAATGTTTCCTGTTAGAGAGATCAAATCATTCTCTGCAGTCAGAGGCCGAGAATTTGGCACAGAGGATAGCAACAAAGGATCAAGAACTTTTAGAGAAGGAAAATGAGTTGGAGAAACTTCAGGCTTCGCTGCAAGATGAACAGTCACGTTTTATTCAAGTTGAAGCTACTCTGCAGTCCTTGCAGAAATTGCACTCTCAATCTCAAGAGGAGCAGAAAGCTTTGGCATTTGAGCTTCAAAATCGTCTCCAAATCTTGAAGGATTTGGAGATATCCAACCATGATCTGCAGAAGAACCTCAAGCAGGTTAAGGAAGAGAACCAGAGCCTCAATGAACTGAACAGCAATTCCGttatttcaataacaaatttgaaaaatgaaatttttagcttgaaggaaatgaaagagaaacTTGAAGAGGATGTTTCCCTACAAGTGGCTCAGAGCAATTCCCTACAGCAAGAGATTTACCGTTTGAAGCAGGAAATTGAGTGTTCGAACACAAGATATTGGGCCTTAATGGAGCAAGTGGACTTGTTAGGTTTAAGTCCAGAGTGCCTTGGTTCATCTGTGAAGAACTTGCAAGATGAAAACTCGAAGCTAAAAGAGGTCTGCAGAAAGGACtcagaagaaaaggaagttcTCCATGAAAAGTTGAGGGCAATGGATAAACTTATGGAGAAGAATGTGGCATCGGAAAATTCCCTCTTAGATTTAAATCGCATGCTGGAAGGGTCAAGAGAGAAGGTTAAAGAGTTGCAGGAGTCCTCCCAGTTTCTTCAGGGAGAAAAATCCAGTCTTGTTGCTGAAAAATCCATCCTGCTTTCTCAGTTACAGATTATGACCGAGAATTTGCGGAAGCTCTTGGAGAAAAATGACTTGCTGGAGAATTCTCTCTCTGGTGCAAATATTGAGCTCGAAGGTCTGAGGACAAGGTCAAGAAGCTTTGAAGAACTCTGCCAGACGCTAAAAAATGAGAAATCCAATCTTCAAGATGAAAGAAGCTCCCTGGTCTTGCAGCTGAAAAATGTTGAAGAGAGACTGGGAAACTTAGAAAGGAGGTTTACAAGATTAGAAGAAAAATACACTGGTCTGGAGAAGGAGAAAGATTCCACACTTTGTCAAGTAAAGGACCTGTGGGGTTTTCTTGGTGTAGAAAAACAAGAGCGTTCATGTTATATACAGTCAAGTGAATCTCGACTGGAAGATCTGGAAAACCAGGTCCatcaactaaaagaaaaaagtaggTTGAGTAAGAAAGACTTTGAAGAAGAACTAGATAAAGCTGTAAATGCTCAGGTTGAGATCTTCATCTTGCAAaagtttattaaagatttagaGGAGAAGaatttatctttattgattGAGTGTCAGAAACATGTAGAAGCATCCAAATTCTCAAATAAACTTATATCAGAGTTAGAGACCGAGAATCTTGAGCAGCAGGTTGAAGTAGAATTCTTGTTAGATGAAATTGAGAAGCTTAAAATGGGCGTTCGTCAGGTTTTGAGAGCTCTTCAATTTAATCCGGTTAATGAGCATGAAGATGGGAGTCTTGCACATATTTTGGACAATATCGAGGACCTAAAAAGTTTGGTCCTTGTAAAGGAGGATGAGAATCAGCAATTGGTGGTTGAGAATTCGGTGATGTTAACTTTACTCAAACAACTGGGATTAGATTGTGTTGAGCTCGAGTCAGAGGAAAGCATGCTTGAGCAGGAGTTAAAGATAATGGCAGAGCAACATGCTATGCTGGAAACAAGTAACCACGAACTGCTAGAGATCAACAGGCAATTGAGATTGGAAATGAACAAGGGAGAGCAGCAGGAGGAAGAATTGAAAGCTCAACTTGAAACCCAGCTTGTGAATCTGACAAGTTTGCAGGGTTCTTACCAgcaattgaaagaagaaaatttgaaggcTCTTGGAGAAAACAGATCTTTGCTTCAAAAAGTTTTGGACCTCAAAGAGGAAACGCATGTACTTGAAGAGGAAAACAGTAGCATTCTCGAGGAAGCTGTAGCTGTCAGTAACATCTCATCGGTGTTTGAGAGCTTTGCAACACAGAAAATCAAGGAACTTGAAGCCCTTTCTGAAGATATCAGCTCTCTAAATGTGATTAACAGAGATCTCAAGCAGAAGGTTGAACTGTTGGGGTATAAACTGCAAACAAAAGAAGCTGAAGGTCTACATCTTaacaaaagaattgaaaatttgCAGCAGGAGCTACAGGAAGAAAAGGATTTAACAGATCAATTaaactgtcaaattttaattgaaacagATTTTCttcaagagaaagaaaaagagcttTTCCTTGCGAAACAGAATATCAAGGCTACAAACAACTTAAATGCAGAATTTTGCACCACTATCGAGGAGCTGAAGAGGCAATGTGAAGAATCGAAAATTGCAAGAGATATCATAGAGAAGCGGGTTCTTGAACTGTCGCAGGTATGCACTGATCAGAAAATAGAAATTGAATGCCTTCATGAAGCAAAAGATAATATGGAGTCAGAAATGGCTACGTTacacaaggaaattgaggaaAGACGGACCAGGGAAGATAACTTGAGTTTGGAGCTGCAAGGGAAAAGCAATGAGTCTGAACTCTGGGAAGCTGAGGCTTCATCATTCTactttgatcttcaaatatctTCCATCCATGAAGTTCTACTCCAAAACAAGGTTCATGAGCTGACTGCAGTTTGTGGGATTCTTGGAGTAGAAAATGCCACAAAAGATATCGAGattgaaaaaatgaaagaaaggttTGGCATCCTGGAAAGTGAAATTCAAAGAATGAAGGCTCATTTGTCTGCATATGTTCCAGTCATAAATTCACTGAGAGAGAATTTAGAATACCTTGAGCACAATGCGCTTCTACGGACAAGTCGAGGACAAACG GGAGTAGAAACGACTAGTCAACTTCATGAAAAGAGCCCTGAAGAACTCATAAATGATGAAAGCACTGCAGAAACAGATGGAATTTCAGATTTGCTGAAGATGAAGTCTAGAATTAAAGTAGTCGGGGAGGCTGTGATTAAAGAAATGGATAGGCTTGCAGCTGAAAAGGCAGTGGTGAAGGAAATGGATAAGCTTAAAATGCCAGAAATGGGAAACACGGAGAAACCCTTAATAAAAGGCGCTGAACGTTTACAGTTGAGATGTTGGTCAGCTGCAGAAAAGGATGTCAGGAAGGAAAAAATGGAGCTTGCAAATGAGCCCGCTGATGCATCAAAGCCACAGAACAAAAAGCCTGAAGTTTCTGAAGTGAGGAATGGGATTTTGATGAAAGATATTCCTCTTGATCAGGTCTCAGAATGTTCATTATATAGAAGCAAGAGAGAGCAACCTAGGAAAGATGATCAGATGCTTGAATTATGGGAATCTGCGGAGAGAGACTGCCTTGATCCGATGGCTGACAAACAAAACCAGGAAGCTGCCTCACCGGAGAATGCCACTGCACGTCGTCAATTCAAAAATGCCAAACGAAAGAGTCAGGATCGCTCTTTGGAATTGCAGATTGAGAAGGAGGTAGGCGTTGACAAACTAGAGGTATCAACTAGCATCACTACAGAATCCAATCAAGAAGGAAACGGAGGAAAGATCTTGGAGAGACTTGCTTCCGATTCTCAGAAATTAATTTCTCTTCAAACAACAGTGCaagatttgaaaaagaaaatggagttGAGGAAGAGAAGCAAGAGAGCCAATGATCTTGAATTTGAAAGAGTGAAAAGACAGCTTCAAGAAGTTGAGGAGGCTGTTCATCAGTTGGTTGATGCTGATGACCAGCTAACAAAGGATGCTGAAGAGAGTCCCTCGTATTTGGAGGGAAATACTTCAGAAAAAGAGCATGACTCCATGCGCAGAAAAAGAGTGGCAGAACAAGCACGGAAAAGGTCTGAAAAGATTGGAAGGTTGCAGTTTGAGGTGCAGAGCATCCAGAGCATTCTGCTAAAACTGGAGGAtggaaagaaaagcaaaagcaaGCGCAGATTCTCTGGAAGTAGAACAGGCATCCTCTTGAGGGACTTCATATACAGCAGTGGCAGGAGAAGCAGCAGAAGGCAGAGGAAGGGTTGCTTTTGTGGGTGTGCAAGAGCTTCAACTGAAGAAGACTGA
- the LOC133697607 gene encoding serine/threonine-protein kinase STY13-like, protein MMDSKTSGNAGDVMVAKKPDNQEGGANSNVKGIGGVSSKDMYFRADKIDLKSLDAQLEKHLSRVWSRDIEIQRPREEWEIDLSKLDIRHEVAHGTFGTVYRGTYDNQDVAVKLLDWGEDGMATAAETMAVRASFQQEVAVWHKLDHPNVTKFVGASMGTLNLKIPAKNPSDDNINLPARACCVVVEYLPGGTLKQYLIRNSRKKLAFKVVIQLALDLSRGLSYLHSKKIVHRDVKTENMLLDSHKTLKIADFGVARIEAQNPCEMTGETGTLGYMAPEVLDGKPYNRRCDVYSFGICLWEIYCCDMPYPDLSFADVSSAVVRQNLRPDIPRCCPSSLANVMRKCWDGNAEKRPEMDEVVKMLEGIDTSKGGGMIPEDQNSGCFCFNPVRGP, encoded by the exons ATGATGGATTCAAAAACAAGTGGTAATGCTGGAGATGTCATGGTTGCGAAGAAACCGGATAACCAAGAAGGTGGTGCCAATTCAAATGTGAAAGGTATAGGAGGTGTGAGTAGCAAAGATATGTATTTTCGAGCTGATAAAATCGATCTCAAAAGCTTGGATGCACAGCTTGAGAAGCACCTGAGCAGGGTATGGTCAAGGGACATTGAAATCCAAAGGCCTAGAGAAGAGTGGGAAATTGATTTGTCTAAATTGGATATAAGGCATGAGGTAGCCCATGGGACTTTCGGGACCGTGTATCGTGGTACTTATGATAACCAAGATGTTGCTG TGAAACTGCTGGACTGGGGGGAGGATGGTATGGCCACAGCTGCTGAAACCATGGCTGTCCGGGCATCATTTCAGCAAGAGGTTGCTGTTTGGCACAAGCTTGACCATCCTAACGTtacaaaa TTTGTTGGAGCATCAATGGGAACTCTCAACCTCAAGATTCCTGCCAAAAACCCATCTGATGATAACATCAATCTCCCTGCTAGGGCATGCTGTGTTGTTGTTGAGTATCTCCCTGGCGGTACACTAAAACAATACTTGATAAGAAATAGTCGAAAGAAACTTGCTTTTAAGGTTGTAATCCAACTTGCTTTGGATCTCTCTAGAGG TCTTAGCTATCTACATTCAAAGAAGATTGTACATCGTGATGTCAAGACTGAAAACATGTTGCTAGATTCTCATAAAACTCTTAAAATTGCTGATTTTGGTGTTGCCCGTATTGAAGCTCAGAATCCATGTGAAATGACCGGAGAAACTGGCACCCTTGGATACATGGCCCCTGAG GTTCTTGATGGCAAACCTTATAACAGAAGATGTGATGTCTACAGCTTTGGCATTTGCTTATGGGAAATTTATTGTTGTGACATGCCTTACCCTGATCTTAGCTTCGCTGATGTCTCATCTGCTGTTGTTCGACAG AATTTGCGTCCAGATATTCCAAGATGCTGTCCAAGTTCTTTAGCAAATGTCATGAGAAAATGCTGGGATGGAAATGCGGAAAAACGTCCTGAAATGGATGAGGTGGTGAAAATGTTGGAAGGGATTGATACAAGCAAGGGAGGAGGGATGATACCTGAAGATCAGAATTCCGGCTGTTTCTGTTTTAACCCTGTTCGCGGTCCCTAA
- the LOC133696392 gene encoding homocysteine S-methyltransferase 3-like gives MELGNVENSSTSTLMTDFLKKCGGYAVVDGGLATELEGHGADLNDPLWSAKCLISSPHLVRRVHLDYLDAGANIILSASYQATIQGFVAKGLSVEEAESLLRRSVEIACEAREIYYDKSTKGSWDYIESGNISRRPVLVAASIGSYGAYLADGSEYSGKYGDAVSLETLKDFHRRRLQVLLKSGADLIAFETIPNKLEAKAYAELLEEEGINIPAWFSFNSKDGINVVSGDSILECASIADSCKQVVAVGINCTPPRFIHGLVLSIRKATSKPIVIYPNSGETYNAELKQWTKSSGVVDEDFVSYINKWREAGASLFGGCCRTTPNTIRAIGSVLSKNP, from the exons ATGGAACTGGGAAACGTTGAAAATTCGTCGACGTCGACGTTGATGACGGATTTCCTCAAAAAATGTGGTGGCTATGCTGTTGTTGACGGCGGCTTAGCCACCGAGCTCGAAGGACATGGTGCTGACCTTAATGACCCTCTCTGGAGTGCCAAATGCCTCATCAGTTCTCCTCACCTCGTTAGAAGG GTTCACCTAGATTATCTTGATGCTGGTGCAAATATCATACTATCAGCATCTTATCAG GCTACTATTCAGGGTTTTGTGGCTAAAGGCTTGTCTGTAGAAGAAGCTGAATCATTGCTTAGGAGAAGTGTTGAAATTGCCTGTGAGGCAAGGGAAATTTACTATGACAAAAGTACCAAAGGTTCTTGGGATTACATTGAAAGTGGAAATATCTCTAGACGTCCTGTTTTAGTTGCAGCTTCCATTGGCAGCTATGGTGCTTATTTGGCTGATGGTTCCGAGTATAG TGGGAAATATGGCGATGCAGTTTCTCTAGAAACACTAAAGGATTTTCACAGGAGAAGGTTACAGGTTCTACTCAAATCAGGTGCTGACCTGATTGCATTTGAGACAATTCCAAATAAGCTTGAGGCAAAG GCTTATGCTGAGCTTCTAGAGGAGGAAGGGATAAATATTCCAGCATGGTTCTCTTTCAATTCCAAGGATGGAATTAATGTGGTCAGTGGTGATTCTATACTGGAGTGTGCCTCTATTGCAGATTCATGCAAACAAGTTGTTGCTGTTGGAATCAACTGTACCCCTCCTAGATTTATCCATGGACTCGTTCTCTCCATCCGAAAG GCAACAAGTAAGCCAATAGTCATATATCCAAACAGCGGCGAGACATACAATGCTGAGCTTAAGCAGTGGACG AAATCAAGTGGAGTGGTAGATGAAGACTTTGTTTCATACATAAACAAGTGGCGTGAAGCGGGGGCTTCTCTTTTCGGAGGATGCTGCAGGACTACCCCAAATACCATCAGAGCTATAGGCAGTGTGCTCTCCAAAAATCCTTAA